A section of the Salminus brasiliensis chromosome 10, fSalBra1.hap2, whole genome shotgun sequence genome encodes:
- the tfb2m gene encoding dimethyladenosine transferase 2, mitochondrial: MAACGGCRLLSLAARSACVSGRSAPVRVAFSSCRVHSTDSFSSGQWRAPPPGAKASTPAGRAQRNLSAVAVSLQGQRRPLSRYDLLDLGEEEENTSKALNCKYKRRFIIDPGLASVVADHLSHDIEEEKAVIFESNPGPGVLTRTLLNCGARRVVALESSKVFLPDLQALENDLDGQLEVVHCDFFKLDPIGHGSMLPPAMYSEKLFTDLGISEVPWTADVPVKVVGIFSQRNESNMLWKLIYSLFERLSIFRYGRVELIMFISEKHCAKMMTRPGDFKHYLALSALLQMSCEIELLHQEPRSSFLTTSKNNGAAIRRSAESQNDHLCLVRITPRRDLFTSSITPFNSSMLVMMVKQCLARRKARLVDKLRLWMPGCELELLATIGLSKDVLTGQVSPEQYKRLFELMERSEQFTQSWLYLEILHNTEKTGCGE, from the exons ATGGCGGCGTGTGGTGGGTGTAGGTTGCTCTCGCTGGCCGCGCGGAGCGCGTGTGTTTCGGGCCGGTCCGCTCCAGTTCGAGTAGCGTTCTCCTCCTGTCGGGTTCACTCAACAGACTCCTTCTCTTCGGGTCAGTGGAGAGCACCCCCACCCGGAGCGAAGGCATCCACCCCAGCGGGCAGAGCTCAGAGGAACCTGTCGGCGGTGGCCGTGTCCCTGCAGGGTCAGCGCCGCCCCCTAAGTCGGTACGACCTGCTGGAcctgggggaggaggaggagaacacGAGCAAAGCGCTCAACTGTAAATACAAGAGGAGGTTCATCATCGACCCCGGCCTGGCCAGCGTCGTGGCCGACCACCTGTCGCACGACATAGAGGAGGAGAAAGCTGTGATCTTCGAGAGTAACCCAG GTCCGGGAGTGTTGACCCGCACGCTGCTGAACTGTGGAGCACGGAGGGTGGTGGCGCTAGAGAGCAGTAAAGTCTTCCTACCAGACCTGCAG GCTCTGGAGAATGATCTGGACGGTCAGCTGGAGGTGGTTCACTGTGACTTCTTTAAGCTGGACCCCATCGGCCACGGCAGCATGTTGCCCCCAGCCATGTATTCGGAGAAGCTTTTCACTGACCTCGGCATCTCTGAAGTGCCCTGGACGGCAG ATGTCCCGGTGAAGGTGGTTGGGATTTTCTCTCAGAGGAACGAGAGTAACATGCTGTGGAAGCTGATCTACTCTCTGTTCGAGCGTCTGTCCATCTTCCGCTACGGACGCGTGGAGCTGATCATGTTCATCAGCGAGAAACATTGCGCA AAAATGATGACCAGGCCGGGGGATTTCAAGCACTACCTGGCCCTGAGCGCTTTGTTACAGATGTCCTGTGAGATCGAGCTGCTGCACCAG GAGCCACGGTCCTCTTTCCTGACTACGTCTAAAAACAATGGTGCAGCCATTCGTAGAAGCGCT GAGTCCCAGAACGATCACCTGTGTCTGGTGCGGATCACCCCCCGACGGGATCTCTTCACCTCCTCCATCACTCCCTTTAACAGCAGCATGCTGGTCATGATGGTGAAACAGTGTCTGGCCCGGAGGAAAGCACGGCTCGTTGACAAGCTCAG GTTGTGGATGCCCGGCTGCGAGCTGGAACTGCTGGCTACGATCGGCCTGAGCAAGGACGTGCTGACCGGTCAGGTTAGTCCGGAGCAGTACAAGCGTCTGTTCGAGCTGATGGAGAGATCGGAGCAGTTCACTCAGAGCTGGCTTTACTTGGAGATCCTGCACAACACAGAGAAAACAGGCTGCGGAGAGTAG